The DNA segment TCTCAGTTATAAAAAAGGGGCGCGTCTTGCGACGCGCCCTCGATGGTATTTCCGCGGAAGCGGAACTACATCATGTCGCCGTAGCCGCCCATGCCGCCACCGCCGGCCATCGACGGTTCTTTCTTCGGCTCGGGCTTGTCGGCAATCAGCGTCTCCGTCGTCAGGATGAGCGCGCCGATCGACGCCGCGTTTTGCAGCGCCGCACGCGTCACCTTGAACGGATCGATGATGCCCGCTTCGAACATGTCGACGACTTCGCCCGTCATGGCGTTGAAGCCGAACGGCGAGTTCTTCGAGCGAACGTTGTTGACCTGAACCGAACCCTCGAAGCCGGCGTTCTCCGCGATCTGCCGCAGCGGCTCTTCGAGCGCCTTGCGGACGATCTGGATACCGATCTTCTCGTCGGCCCACGTCGTTGCGTGACCGTTGGTCTTCGGCGGCTCGTACTTGTCGATCGCCTTGACCGCGTGCACGAGCGAAGCGCCGCCGCCGGGGATCATGCCTTCCTGCACGGCCGCGCGGGTCGCGCTGAGAGCATCCTCGATGCGGTGCTTCTTCTCTTTGAGCTCGGTCTCGGTCGCGGCACCGACTTGGATAACCGCAACGCCGCCGGAGAGCTTGGCGAGACGCTCTTGCAGCTTCTCACGATCGAAGTCCGAATCGGTCTCCTCGATCTGCTTCTTGATCATCTCGATGCGGCCCTTAATGGCATCTTGCTTGCCGTTGCCGTCGACGATGGTCGTCTCTTCCTTGGTAACCGTCACGCGCTTGGCGCGGCCGAGCTGATCGGTGGTCACCTTGTCGAGCTTGAGGCCCAGCTCTTCCGAAATCACCGTCGCGCCCGTGAGCGTGGCGATGTCCTTGAGCATTTCCTTGCGGCGGTCGCCGAAGCCCGGTGCCTTGACCGCAACCGACGTGAACGTTCCGCGCAGCTTATTTACGACGAGCGTCGCGAGCGCTTCGCCTTCGACGTCCTCGGAGATGATCAGCAGCGGACGCTGCATCTGAACGACCTTCTCGAGCAGCGGCAGGATGTCGGCAATCGCCGAAATCTTGCGCTCGGTCACGAGAATGAACGGATCGTCGAGAACCGCTTCCATACGCTCCGAATCCGTGACCATGTACGGCGAGATGTAGCCCTTGTCGAACTGCATGCCGTCTTTGGTCTCGACTTCCGTCTTGAGCGTGCGCGACTCTTCGACCGTGATCACGCCGTCTTTACCGACCTTCTCCATCGCATCGGCGATCAGGTCGCCGATCTCTCTGTCGTTGGCCGAGATCGACGCGACCTGCGCGATCTTGTCCTTGGTGTCGACGTTCTTCTTGAAGTTCTCCATCTCGGCAACGGCGATCTCGACGGCCTTTTCGATGCCGTGCTTGATCTGAAGCGGGTTGCTGCCCGCGGTCACGTTGCGCAGACCTTCGCGGATGATCGCTTGCGCGAGCACCGTCGCGGTCGTCGTGCCGTCGCCGGCGACGTCGTTGGTCTTGGAAGCGACTTCCTTGACGAGTT comes from the Candidatus Baltobacteraceae bacterium genome and includes:
- the groL gene encoding chaperonin GroEL (60 kDa chaperone family; promotes refolding of misfolded polypeptides especially under stressful conditions; forms two stacked rings of heptamers to form a barrel-shaped 14mer; ends can be capped by GroES; misfolded proteins enter the barrel where they are refolded when GroES binds) produces the protein MAAKQLVFDESARRALERGANILADAVKVTIGPKGRNVVLDKKFGSPTITNDGVTIAKEIELPDAFENMGAQLVKEVASKTNDVAGDGTTTATVLAQAIIREGLRNVTAGSNPLQIKHGIEKAVEIAVAEMENFKKNVDTKDKIAQVASISANDREIGDLIADAMEKVGKDGVITVEESRTLKTEVETKDGMQFDKGYISPYMVTDSERMEAVLDDPFILVTERKISAIADILPLLEKVVQMQRPLLIISEDVEGEALATLVVNKLRGTFTSVAVKAPGFGDRRKEMLKDIATLTGATVISEELGLKLDKVTTDQLGRAKRVTVTKEETTIVDGNGKQDAIKGRIEMIKKQIEETDSDFDREKLQERLAKLSGGVAVIQVGAATETELKEKKHRIEDALSATRAAVQEGMIPGGGASLVHAVKAIDKYEPPKTNGHATTWADEKIGIQIVRKALEEPLRQIAENAGFEGSVQVNNVRSKNSPFGFNAMTGEVVDMFEAGIIDPFKVTRAALQNAASIGALILTTETLIADKPEPKKEPSMAGGGGMGGYGDMM